One Terriglobia bacterium DNA segment encodes these proteins:
- the metG gene encoding methionine--tRNA ligase: MAERFYITTPIFYVNAHPHIGHAYTTIACDAVARRKRMLGIDTFFLTGTDEHGQKIGRSAEAAGKSPQQFTDEVAGEFRALWERMGITNDKFIRTTSAEHKRGVQEIFRTLKKNGFIYKGKYTGQYCVFDELYVDAGGTGAPCPECGRPTETVSEENYYFKLSAFEDKLLKYYAEHPEFIRPETRRNEVTAFVRGGLRDLSISRSTFKWGVPVPDDPEHVVYVWLDALSNYITAIGYGSAEKKDQNRFHKYWPADVHMIGKEIVRFHCVYWPAFLMAAELPLPRSVMVHGWILFEESKMSKSRGNIVRAETIGETLGYDALRYFLLREIVFGQDGSFSFDALVQRFNADLANDLGNLSSRTLSMITRYFKGEVPYPSAAVARTPGDEAIAKLAEETIANFGSLFDDFQFSRALESAWSLVAAVNKYIVENEPWAVAEKKDEASRARLATVLYTCAEALRIVTALAHPVMPESTARIWSQLGLGNIGKFKLAGLKWGQLELGTKLGKVEGVFPRADKSAIEGMQKMEEQRTQAAATKKEPTTAEGGGATQGAPGAAESAPAPAEPAKITIDDFTKVELRVAQVKVAEKVKGADKLLRLEVDLGTEVRQIVAGIALAYEPEKLVGRKIIVVTNLAPRKLRGLESNGMLLAASVGDGQPVLAGFLEDVPIGARLK; this comes from the coding sequence ATGGCTGAACGCTTTTACATCACGACTCCGATTTTCTACGTCAACGCCCACCCGCATATCGGGCACGCGTACACCACGATCGCGTGCGATGCGGTCGCGCGAAGAAAGAGGATGCTGGGCATCGACACCTTCTTCCTGACGGGGACGGACGAGCACGGGCAGAAGATCGGGCGGTCGGCGGAAGCGGCGGGCAAATCGCCGCAGCAGTTCACCGACGAGGTGGCGGGGGAGTTCCGCGCGCTGTGGGAGCGGATGGGGATCACGAACGACAAGTTCATCCGCACCACCAGCGCCGAACACAAGCGCGGCGTGCAGGAGATCTTCCGCACGCTGAAGAAGAACGGCTTCATCTATAAAGGCAAGTACACCGGCCAGTACTGCGTCTTCGACGAGCTGTACGTGGATGCGGGCGGGACGGGCGCGCCCTGCCCGGAGTGCGGACGTCCGACGGAGACGGTCAGCGAAGAGAATTATTACTTCAAGCTGTCGGCGTTCGAAGACAAGCTGCTGAAGTATTACGCGGAGCACCCGGAGTTCATCCGGCCGGAGACGCGGCGCAACGAGGTGACGGCGTTCGTGCGCGGCGGACTGCGCGACCTCTCGATCTCGCGCAGCACCTTCAAGTGGGGCGTGCCGGTGCCGGACGATCCCGAGCACGTGGTGTACGTCTGGCTGGATGCGTTAAGCAACTACATCACCGCCATCGGGTACGGGTCGGCGGAGAAGAAGGACCAGAATCGATTCCACAAATACTGGCCGGCGGATGTGCACATGATCGGGAAAGAGATCGTGCGCTTCCACTGCGTGTACTGGCCGGCGTTCCTGATGGCGGCGGAACTGCCGCTGCCGCGGTCGGTGATGGTGCACGGGTGGATCCTGTTCGAAGAGAGCAAGATGTCGAAGTCGCGCGGGAACATCGTGCGGGCGGAGACCATCGGGGAGACGCTGGGGTACGACGCGCTGCGCTATTTCCTGCTGCGCGAGATCGTGTTCGGACAGGACGGGTCGTTCTCCTTCGACGCGCTGGTGCAGCGCTTCAACGCCGACCTGGCCAACGACCTGGGAAACCTGTCGAGCCGCACGCTGTCGATGATCACGCGCTACTTCAAGGGCGAGGTGCCGTACCCGTCGGCGGCGGTGGCACGCACGCCCGGCGATGAGGCGATCGCCAAGCTTGCCGAGGAAACGATCGCGAACTTCGGTTCGCTGTTCGACGATTTCCAGTTCTCGCGGGCGCTGGAGAGCGCGTGGTCGCTGGTGGCCGCGGTGAACAAGTACATCGTCGAGAACGAGCCGTGGGCGGTGGCGGAGAAAAAGGACGAGGCGAGCCGGGCGCGGCTGGCGACCGTCCTTTATACCTGCGCCGAGGCGCTGCGCATCGTGACCGCGCTGGCGCACCCAGTGATGCCCGAGTCCACGGCAAGAATCTGGTCGCAGCTTGGGCTGGGCAACATCGGGAAATTCAAACTGGCGGGATTGAAGTGGGGACAACTGGAGCTGGGCACAAAGCTGGGCAAAGTCGAGGGCGTGTTCCCGCGCGCCGACAAATCCGCTATCGAGGGGATGCAGAAAATGGAAGAGCAGCGCACGCAGGCGGCGGCGACGAAGAAAGAGCCGACTACGGCCGAGGGAGGCGGTGCCACACAGGGGGCGCCGGGAGCGGCGGAATCGGCACCCGCGCCGGCGGAGCCGGCAAAGATCACGATCGATGACTTCACGAAGGTCGAGTTGCGCGTGGCACAGGTGAAGGTGGCGGAGAAGGTGAAGGGCGCGGACAAGCTGCTGCGTCTTGAAGTGGACCTCGGCACCGAGGTGCGGCAGATCGTGGCCGGGATCGCGCTGGCGTATGAGCCGGAGAAGCTGGTCGGGCGGAAGATCATCGTGGTGACGAACCTGGCGCCGCGAAAGCTGCGCGGGCTGGAGTCGAATGGCATGCTGCTGGCGGCTTCGGTCGGAGATGGGCAGCCGGTGCTGGCGGGATTCCTGGAGGACGTGCCCATCGGGGCGAGATTGAAGTGA
- a CDS encoding 4-oxalocrotonate tautomerase family protein, which translates to MPHVQVTLLQGRSTDQKRKLVTRITDALVEECNATRDAITVAIVEVPKEDFARGGTLVADRK; encoded by the coding sequence ATGCCGCATGTTCAAGTTACTTTGCTTCAGGGCCGCTCCACCGACCAGAAACGCAAACTCGTCACCCGCATCACCGACGCGCTGGTCGAAGAATGTAACGCCACCCGCGATGCCATCACCGTCGCCATCGTCGAGGTCCCGAAGGAAGACTTCGCCCGCGGCGGCACGCTCGTCGCGGATCGAAAATGA
- the argS gene encoding arginine--tRNA ligase, which produces MYRQFQNRLVETVRAFLHRQYQLDLPEIIVEQPPNVGFGEFAMPLCFELAKKLRKAPRKIAEEIVAGIGPILGFDRLEVAGAGYINARVKRGELAAALAADKDDITPIEAEHHAREKILVEHTSINPNKAAHIGHLRNAILGDTFVRLLRADGYPVDVQNYIDNTGVQVADVVVGFVHLEKKSQAEIEKLIDQDPRFDYTCWDLYARVSQWYTEGKKHVDARLEALHQIEQGGNELAEIARMISETIVAKHLDTMLRLGITYDFLPQESEILHLHFWDSAFQQLKDKGVLTYVEEGKNKGCWVMSRGGAEKPAAESAENAEEDQKVIVRSNGTVTYVGKDIAYHLWKFGLLGKDFGYRRFYTYPDGLECWISTDLLQNEPDHPQFGGVAAIYNVIDARQSDPQNNVVEAIRALGYTAQAEHYTHFSYEMVALTPRCALELGYDIDEEDKARAYIEVSGRKGFGVKADDLIDALIHAARKEVDPRHPELSDDERLHVAMQIAIGALRYFMLRFTKNSVIAFDFKDALAFEGETGPYAQYAVVRASNIFRKAGLEPESFLVETPLADIEFERFLGSGGAGERPASAVAREPDARAKQPGRSTGVAEPSEKDDLWELWLAASKLAYVIEQCISTTEPAFLAKYAFQLAQLFNNFYHRHHIIGETDESKKKFLLATAAVVRRELIRALDVMGITVPPVM; this is translated from the coding sequence TTGTACCGCCAGTTCCAAAACAGGCTGGTCGAAACGGTGCGCGCCTTCCTGCACCGGCAGTACCAGCTCGATCTGCCGGAGATCATCGTGGAGCAGCCGCCGAACGTGGGTTTCGGCGAGTTCGCCATGCCGCTCTGCTTCGAGCTGGCCAAGAAGCTGCGCAAAGCGCCGCGCAAGATCGCCGAAGAGATCGTGGCCGGCATCGGGCCCATCCTCGGTTTCGACCGGCTGGAGGTTGCGGGCGCGGGATACATCAACGCCCGGGTCAAGCGCGGCGAGCTGGCGGCGGCGCTGGCCGCCGACAAGGACGACATCACCCCTATCGAAGCCGAGCACCACGCCCGGGAGAAGATCCTGGTCGAGCACACCTCCATCAATCCCAACAAGGCGGCGCACATCGGACACCTGCGCAACGCCATCCTGGGCGACACTTTCGTGCGCCTGCTGCGCGCCGACGGCTACCCGGTGGACGTGCAGAACTACATCGACAACACCGGCGTGCAGGTGGCCGACGTGGTGGTCGGCTTCGTCCATCTGGAGAAGAAGTCGCAGGCCGAGATCGAGAAGCTCATCGATCAGGACCCGCGCTTCGACTACACCTGCTGGGACCTCTACGCGCGCGTCTCGCAGTGGTACACCGAGGGCAAGAAGCACGTGGACGCGCGCCTGGAGGCGCTGCACCAGATCGAGCAGGGCGGCAACGAGCTGGCGGAGATCGCGCGCATGATCTCCGAAACCATCGTCGCCAAGCACCTCGACACCATGCTGCGCCTGGGCATCACCTACGACTTCCTGCCCCAGGAGAGCGAGATCCTCCACCTGCACTTCTGGGACTCGGCCTTCCAGCAGCTCAAGGACAAGGGCGTGCTCACGTACGTCGAGGAAGGGAAGAACAAGGGCTGCTGGGTGATGTCGCGCGGCGGGGCCGAAAAGCCAGCCGCAGAGTCCGCAGAGAACGCCGAGGAAGATCAGAAAGTCATTGTTCGGTCGAACGGCACGGTCACCTACGTGGGCAAGGACATCGCCTACCACCTGTGGAAGTTCGGCTTGCTGGGCAAGGATTTCGGCTACCGGCGCTTCTACACCTATCCCGACGGGCTCGAGTGCTGGATCTCCACCGACCTTTTGCAGAACGAGCCCGACCATCCGCAGTTCGGCGGCGTGGCCGCCATTTACAACGTCATCGACGCGCGCCAGAGCGATCCGCAGAACAACGTGGTCGAGGCCATCCGCGCTTTGGGTTACACCGCCCAGGCCGAGCACTACACGCACTTTTCCTACGAGATGGTCGCGCTCACTCCGCGCTGCGCCCTGGAACTGGGCTACGACATCGACGAGGAAGACAAGGCGCGGGCGTACATCGAGGTCTCGGGGCGCAAAGGCTTCGGGGTCAAGGCCGACGACCTGATCGACGCCCTCATCCACGCCGCCAGGAAAGAGGTGGACCCGCGCCACCCCGAGTTGAGCGACGACGAGCGCCTGCACGTCGCCATGCAGATCGCCATCGGCGCCCTGCGCTACTTCATGCTGCGCTTCACCAAGAATTCCGTGATCGCGTTCGATTTCAAGGACGCGCTCGCCTTCGAGGGCGAGACCGGACCCTACGCGCAGTACGCCGTGGTCCGCGCCAGCAACATCTTCCGTAAGGCCGGCCTGGAACCGGAGTCGTTCCTGGTAGAGACGCCGCTTGCGGATATCGAGTTCGAGCGGTTTCTCGGCAGCGGCGGAGCGGGTGAGCGGCCGGCGAGCGCTGTCGCGCGCGAGCCGGACGCGAGGGCGAAGCAGCCGGGGCGCAGCACCGGCGTTGCGGAGCCCTCAGAAAAAGACGACCTTTGGGAGCTGTGGCTGGCCGCGTCGAAGCTGGCCTACGTCATCGAGCAGTGCATCTCGACCACCGAGCCCGCGTTCCTTGCCAAGTACGCCTTCCAGTTGGCGCAGTTGTTCAACAACTTCTACCACCGCCACCACATCATCGGGGAAACTGACGAGTCGAAGAAGAAGTTCCTGCTGGCCACCGCCGCCGTGGTCCGCCGCGAACTCATCCGCGCGCTTGATGTGATGGGCATCACCGTCCCACCGGTGATGTGA
- a CDS encoding TatD family hydrolase has protein sequence MFVDSHCHLDGPKYAQDRGGVLFRAQEAGLEAMVAIGNGEGPESMDCGIRLAEGHDWIWATVGVHPHEARLADEAAYQRLDALVQHPRVIAVGETGLDYHYDHSPREVQRAVFVRQMEIARARKKPIVIHNRPSDNSENAWVELLDLLSKHWAMSGLGGVLHCFTGELKHANAALDMGFMISFAGNITYPKAQNIRETAREIPLERMLIETDSPYLAPIPHRGKRNEPAYVVETARTIAEVRGMGRDEVGRATTENFYRFFNLRLG, from the coding sequence ATGTTTGTAGATTCGCACTGCCATCTCGACGGGCCGAAGTACGCACAGGATCGCGGAGGGGTGTTGTTCCGGGCGCAGGAGGCGGGGTTGGAGGCAATGGTGGCCATCGGGAACGGCGAGGGGCCCGAATCGATGGACTGCGGTATCCGGCTGGCCGAGGGACACGACTGGATCTGGGCGACCGTGGGGGTGCATCCGCACGAGGCGCGGCTGGCGGACGAGGCCGCGTACCAGAGGCTGGACGCGCTGGTGCAGCATCCCAGGGTGATCGCGGTAGGTGAGACAGGGCTGGACTATCACTACGACCACTCGCCACGCGAGGTGCAGCGCGCGGTGTTCGTGCGGCAGATGGAGATCGCGCGGGCGCGGAAAAAACCGATCGTCATCCACAACCGGCCGAGCGACAACAGCGAGAACGCGTGGGTGGAGCTGCTGGATCTTTTGAGTAAGCATTGGGCGATGAGCGGGCTGGGCGGGGTCCTGCATTGTTTTACCGGCGAGCTGAAGCATGCGAACGCAGCGCTGGACATGGGATTCATGATCTCGTTCGCGGGGAACATCACCTATCCCAAGGCGCAAAACATACGGGAGACGGCGCGGGAGATCCCGTTGGAACGGATGTTGATCGAGACGGATTCGCCGTACCTGGCGCCGATCCCCCACCGCGGAAAAAGAAATGAGCCCGCGTACGTGGTGGAGACGGCGAGGACGATAGCCGAGGTGCGCGGGATGGGGCGGGACGAGGTGGGACGGGCGACGACAGAGAATTTCTATCGGTTTTTCAACCTGCGCTTGGGCTAG
- a CDS encoding WG repeat-containing protein, which produces MASTLCNRLFRVARLMGVVSCLSLYAAAQATSSSPPTKEPLLIVKDGKYGFIDHNGAVVIKPQYYWATDFHDGFAEVFVCGRLVSIDASGKFLPHRPGTTQLGVKREGEKVGFVDGTGKFIIQPVYDHALPFSDGLAAVEVQGRWGFVDTSGHEVIPPTFKAAYYFQQGVASAESDEGEVLIDRDGTVLAKGFQQLTGGVSEGRIPVSRNDKYGYLDLRGKVAIPLIYELALSFGNGLAPVKKSGKWGYIDRDGQVVIPFKFDEADVFASGLAPARIGAETGFINRSGAFAFHLAYQSAPGFFGSDNEAAENDVSRFFTADNGFGYVNTSGKVIWGPTVGSPDHAPILGWDDEDRARSCDGISQDVRNMVASFPPE; this is translated from the coding sequence ATGGCATCAACCCTCTGCAATCGACTCTTCCGGGTTGCGCGATTAATGGGCGTAGTATCCTGCCTTTCGCTCTATGCAGCTGCCCAGGCGACAAGTTCCTCTCCCCCAACCAAAGAGCCGCTCCTCATCGTAAAGGATGGGAAGTACGGCTTCATCGACCACAACGGTGCGGTCGTCATCAAGCCACAATACTACTGGGCGACGGATTTCCACGACGGCTTCGCAGAGGTGTTCGTTTGCGGTCGCCTAGTCTCAATCGATGCTTCGGGGAAGTTCCTCCCGCACAGGCCAGGTACGACGCAATTGGGCGTAAAGCGCGAAGGTGAGAAGGTTGGATTCGTCGATGGAACAGGCAAATTCATAATACAGCCCGTCTACGATCATGCCCTGCCATTCTCAGATGGCCTTGCTGCCGTCGAAGTGCAGGGCCGTTGGGGGTTCGTTGATACTTCAGGTCACGAGGTGATCCCGCCGACCTTCAAGGCTGCCTATTACTTTCAGCAGGGCGTTGCGAGTGCGGAAAGCGACGAAGGCGAAGTACTGATTGATAGAGACGGAACCGTCCTTGCCAAAGGCTTCCAACAACTCACGGGTGGCGTGTCGGAGGGCCGTATACCCGTTAGTCGCAACGATAAATACGGATACTTAGACTTGCGCGGCAAAGTAGCCATACCGCTGATCTACGAACTGGCTCTTTCCTTTGGCAATGGGCTGGCTCCGGTCAAGAAATCTGGAAAGTGGGGCTACATCGATCGCGACGGCCAAGTGGTGATCCCGTTTAAGTTCGACGAGGCAGACGTATTCGCTAGTGGGTTAGCGCCTGCTCGAATCGGTGCAGAGACCGGATTCATAAACCGCTCGGGAGCATTCGCGTTTCATTTGGCGTATCAATCTGCGCCGGGCTTCTTCGGGTCAGACAATGAGGCTGCGGAGAACGACGTGTCCCGCTTCTTCACGGCAGACAACGGATTTGGATATGTGAATACATCTGGAAAGGTCATTTGGGGGCCGACGGTCGGCAGTCCAGATCACGCTCCCATCCTCGGCTGGGACGACGAAGATCGTGCAAGGAGCTGCGACGGCATTTCTCAGGACGTGCGCAACATGGTCGCCAGCTTTCCTCCCGAATAG
- a CDS encoding polyprenyl synthetase family protein: MSTPATTSAMAKEVFDLLRDDLSAIEREFGRDTVSNVAAITDIGEHLRGGGGKRIRPALLLLSSKLFQCNERSVIRLGAVVEIIHTATLVHDDIIDEAQTRRGRPSANTQWGNSKCVLAGDWLYMQAFKIAVQERNFRVLDALIELTQAMVEGELLQMEKLGKSITQEEHFDLIYRKTACLFSTCMRMGAILGKASKEEEEKLAKYGRDVGMAFQIVDDVLDLTASEEVLGKPVASDLREGKATLAVIHALERCTPEDRRQIETVLREQAFKGVTHQEILDILSRYGSVDASLARASEYAAEARELIREFPDSEIKRALLWVPDFVVSREK, from the coding sequence ATGAGCACACCGGCCACAACGTCGGCGATGGCGAAAGAGGTCTTTGACCTGTTGCGGGACGATCTCTCGGCGATCGAGCGGGAGTTCGGACGCGACACGGTGTCGAACGTCGCGGCCATCACCGACATCGGGGAGCACCTGCGAGGCGGCGGGGGCAAGCGCATCCGGCCAGCGCTGCTGCTGCTCTCGTCCAAGCTGTTCCAGTGCAACGAGCGGAGCGTGATCCGGCTGGGCGCGGTAGTGGAAATCATCCACACCGCGACCCTGGTGCACGACGACATCATCGACGAAGCGCAGACGCGGCGCGGCCGTCCATCGGCGAACACGCAATGGGGAAACTCGAAGTGCGTGCTGGCGGGCGACTGGCTCTACATGCAGGCGTTCAAGATCGCGGTGCAGGAGCGGAATTTCCGCGTGCTGGACGCGCTGATCGAGCTGACCCAGGCGATGGTCGAGGGCGAACTGCTGCAAATGGAGAAGCTGGGCAAGAGCATCACGCAGGAAGAGCATTTCGACCTGATCTACCGCAAGACGGCGTGCCTGTTCTCCACCTGCATGCGGATGGGCGCGATCCTGGGCAAAGCCAGCAAAGAAGAGGAAGAGAAGCTGGCGAAGTATGGGCGCGACGTGGGCATGGCGTTCCAGATCGTGGACGACGTGCTGGACCTGACGGCATCGGAAGAGGTGCTGGGCAAACCGGTGGCCAGCGATCTGCGCGAAGGCAAGGCGACGCTGGCGGTGATCCATGCGCTGGAGCGATGCACGCCGGAAGATCGGCGGCAGATCGAGACCGTGCTGCGGGAGCAAGCGTTCAAGGGCGTGACCCACCAGGAGATCCTCGACATCCTGAGCCGCTACGGGTCAGTCGATGCGTCGCTGGCACGCGCGTCGGAGTATGCGGCGGAGGCGCGGGAGTTGATCCGCGAGTTTCCCGACTCGGAGATCAAGCGGGCGTTGCTGTGGGTGCCGGATTTCGTGGTGTCGAGAGAAAAGTAG
- the larC gene encoding nickel pincer cofactor biosynthesis protein LarC, with protein MRIAYLDCFSGISGDMFLGALVEAGVPPRLLEETVAALDVGARLETRRVDRSGISATKVDVWVGGEKDLPREEYWKSKEDLDKVARAPARGHEHGHTHEHHHHEHDHAHDHQHDHPHRGLTEIRTIIAKAKITDTAKARAIAIFEALADAEAKVHNSTRDAIHFHEVGAVDAIVDIVCAAVGSEALGVDEWVCSPLNLGSGTLKCAHGEFPVPAPAVVELLKDAPVFSSGIQAELVTPTGAAIVKVLANRFAPIPGMKIEKVGYGAGSRDFKGHANVVRILVGKTGVEEQKADLVSVEAPRETIAVLEANLDDLNPQVFGYVMDRLLAEGALDVFATSVQMKKNRPGLLLTVLCKPEHASKLTKLIFTETTTLGVRMREERRAALLRRSVSVQTKWGEVRLKVANLNGAVANYAPEYEDCRRIAEKNHVPLKRVMQEATRLYLEKNG; from the coding sequence ATGCGCATCGCTTACCTAGACTGCTTTTCCGGCATCAGCGGCGACATGTTCCTGGGCGCGCTGGTGGAGGCCGGCGTTCCGCCGCGCCTGCTGGAAGAGACGGTCGCCGCGCTCGATGTCGGCGCGCGCCTGGAGACCCGCCGCGTGGACCGCAGCGGCATCTCGGCCACCAAGGTGGACGTCTGGGTCGGCGGCGAGAAAGACCTCCCGCGTGAGGAGTACTGGAAGAGCAAAGAAGACTTGGACAAAGTAGCCCGCGCGCCCGCGCGCGGGCACGAGCACGGCCATACTCACGAACATCATCATCACGAGCACGACCACGCGCATGATCACCAGCACGATCATCCGCATCGCGGCCTGACCGAGATCCGCACCATCATCGCCAAGGCAAAGATCACCGACACCGCCAAGGCCCGCGCCATCGCCATCTTCGAAGCTCTTGCCGACGCCGAGGCCAAGGTCCACAACTCCACCCGCGACGCCATCCACTTCCACGAGGTCGGGGCGGTGGACGCGATCGTGGACATCGTCTGTGCCGCCGTTGGCAGCGAGGCGCTGGGCGTGGACGAGTGGGTGTGCTCGCCGCTCAACCTGGGCAGCGGCACCCTGAAGTGCGCGCACGGCGAGTTCCCCGTCCCGGCGCCCGCGGTGGTCGAGTTGCTGAAGGATGCACCCGTGTTCTCCAGCGGAATCCAAGCGGAATTGGTCACGCCGACTGGCGCTGCCATCGTGAAAGTACTCGCGAACCGCTTTGCGCCGATCCCCGGCATGAAGATCGAGAAGGTCGGCTACGGCGCGGGGTCGCGCGATTTCAAAGGGCACGCGAATGTGGTCCGCATTCTCGTGGGCAAGACGGGAGTAGAGGAACAAAAGGCTGACCTGGTCTCGGTCGAGGCGCCGCGCGAGACCATCGCGGTGCTGGAGGCGAATCTCGACGACCTGAACCCGCAGGTCTTCGGATACGTGATGGACCGTCTGCTGGCGGAGGGCGCGCTCGACGTCTTCGCTACCTCCGTGCAGATGAAGAAGAACCGCCCCGGCCTGCTGCTGACCGTCTTGTGCAAGCCGGAGCACGCGTCGAAGCTGACCAAGCTGATCTTCACCGAGACGACGACGCTGGGCGTGCGCATGCGCGAGGAGCGCCGCGCCGCGCTCCTGCGCCGCTCGGTCAGCGTGCAGACGAAGTGGGGCGAGGTCCGCCTGAAGGTCGCGAACCTGAACGGCGCCGTCGCCAACTACGCTCCCGAGTACGAGGATTGCCGCCGCATCGCCGAAAAGAATCATGTTCCGCTGAAACGGGTCATGCAGGAAGCCACGCGCCTTTATCTGGAGAAGAATGGCTGA
- the ndk gene encoding nucleoside-diphosphate kinase — protein MKTLQRTLAIIKPDAVKKKVHGEIIEVILNNGFSIIGMKMLHITKDQAEGFYAVHAGKPFFESLTKFMSSGPIIVMALEKPEDAIAAWRKLMGATNPANAEPGTIRKKYAANIEQNAVHGSDAEDTAHFEISYFFAGYELTK, from the coding sequence ATGAAGACCCTACAACGCACGCTCGCCATCATCAAGCCCGACGCCGTGAAGAAGAAAGTCCACGGCGAGATCATCGAAGTGATTCTGAACAACGGCTTCTCCATCATCGGCATGAAGATGCTGCATATCACCAAGGATCAGGCCGAGGGTTTCTACGCCGTGCACGCCGGCAAGCCCTTCTTCGAGTCGCTGACCAAGTTCATGTCCAGCGGCCCCATCATCGTCATGGCGCTGGAGAAGCCCGAGGATGCCATCGCCGCCTGGCGCAAGCTGATGGGCGCCACCAACCCGGCCAACGCCGAGCCCGGTACCATTCGCAAGAAGTACGCTGCCAACATCGAGCAGAACGCCGTCCACGGCTCCGACGCCGAGGACACCGCCCACTTCGAGATCAGCTATTTCTTCGCCGGCTACGAGCTGACGAAATGA
- a CDS encoding histidine phosphatase family protein encodes MSPLQRATESRQGVSPASGTDTHMPRLYLVRHGKATEDSEEDPGLTDTGRAQAEAMALALAPKGPLPLLTSPFRRTRETAAPLERLWGVSIQTDPRIGEIPVPPGVSMSRAEWLKFVRQRRWPDLDRPLRLWRDRVLEALLEIARDTVVVTHFVAINVAVGHARHDDRVSCFRPDNGSCTVLDSDGKDFRIVALGSEGKTQAI; translated from the coding sequence TTGAGCCCGCTTCAGCGGGCGACAGAATCGCGCCAGGGCGTGAGCCCTGCGTCGGGAACAGACACGCATATGCCGCGCCTCTACCTCGTTCGCCACGGCAAAGCCACGGAAGACTCTGAGGAGGATCCCGGTCTTACCGACACCGGCCGCGCCCAGGCCGAAGCGATGGCCTTGGCTCTCGCGCCCAAGGGCCCCTTGCCGCTCCTGACCAGTCCCTTTCGCCGCACCCGCGAAACCGCGGCGCCTCTCGAGCGCCTCTGGGGCGTGTCGATCCAGACTGACCCGCGCATCGGCGAGATCCCGGTGCCACCAGGCGTCTCGATGTCCCGCGCGGAGTGGCTGAAATTCGTCCGCCAGCGCCGCTGGCCCGATCTGGATCGCCCACTGCGTCTGTGGCGGGACCGGGTTTTGGAGGCGCTCCTCGAGATCGCGCGCGACACCGTCGTCGTCACCCACTTCGTCGCCATCAACGTCGCCGTCGGTCACGCGCGCCACGACGATCGCGTTTCCTGCTTCCGCCCCGACAACGGCTCTTGCACTGTCCTCGATTCCGACGGCAAGGATTTCCGCATCGTCGCACTCGGCTCCGAAGGCAAGACGCAGGCCATCTAG
- a CDS encoding YajQ family cyclic di-GMP-binding protein, whose amino-acid sequence MPENTFDIVSKVDLQEVSNAIQQALKEVHTRFDLKDAKCNIALEEKDAINLAAVDEYKLKAVNDVLQTKLVKRGVPLKALTYGVVEPAASATVKQKITMQQGIPIEKAREIVKLIKNSKKKVQASIQGDLVRVSGKDRDTLQEIIALLRQQDFGIDMQFVNYRTQ is encoded by the coding sequence ATGCCTGAGAACACGTTCGACATCGTCAGCAAGGTGGACCTGCAGGAGGTATCGAACGCCATCCAGCAGGCGCTGAAGGAAGTCCACACGCGCTTCGACCTGAAGGACGCGAAATGCAACATCGCGCTGGAGGAGAAAGACGCGATCAACCTGGCGGCGGTGGACGAATACAAGCTGAAGGCGGTCAACGACGTGCTCCAGACCAAGCTGGTCAAGCGCGGCGTGCCGCTCAAGGCGCTGACTTACGGCGTGGTGGAGCCGGCGGCCAGTGCCACCGTCAAGCAGAAAATCACGATGCAGCAAGGCATCCCCATCGAGAAGGCGCGCGAAATCGTGAAATTGATCAAGAACTCGAAGAAGAAAGTGCAGGCGTCGATCCAGGGAGACCTGGTGCGGGTGAGCGGGAAAGACCGCGACACGCTGCAGGAAATCATCGCGCTGCTGCGGCAGCAGGATTTTGGGATCGATATGCAGTTCGTGAACTACCGAACGCAGTAG